Sequence from the Maribellus comscasis genome:
ACAAAAGCTGCCAATCCCAACCCCGACATCAAAATCATAAACCAACCCTGTGGTTTTTTTGAAAGAATAGCCAGAATAACCAGCGGCCCCATCATTGCTGTTCCTGCAAAGCTTGTGCGGGCTAAAAGAACCAGTTGATCAGAACTAACCAGCGAAAAGACCAGCGCTGCAAGTGCAAAGCTGATTATTGCAATCCGGATGGGAGTAAGAGAATCACTTCCTTTATGGCCCAATAATCCCCGCAGTTCATTTCCCAGGGCAAACAGTTGAGAATCGGACGTTGACATTGCAGCAGCAAATAATCCGATGATTGCCGCTGCAGCAATAAATTCAACCTGATCGCGAATAAGCACATTCCCCAAAAAATCAGCAGTTGATGCATCAGCATATTTTATTGCACCGTATAATCCGATAATAACTGTGGGGAAAATAACCAGCATGGCAAAAGTTCCAACTGCAACTGCCATCCGATGCATTTTTTTTGTACTTTTCATAATTACCAGCCGGGTAGAAAGTTGTGGTTGTGTAACCGGAATCATTAAAATTGCAAGAAAGGAGGCAATTAAAAACTGGGCACTTAACAAACTGTTTGGTCCGGGTGTACTTAATAATTTGGGATCAGTATTTTCAACCTGAGAAAACATTTCTGTCCATCCTCCAATATGATTTAAACAGGTTAGGGCAATCACCCACACTACAATCAGCAGCATTGTTCCCTGCATAAAATCGGCGTATATAATTGCTTTTAAACCGCCAAACTCAGAATAAAGAAGCATAATTACTACAATCATCAGCGACCAGGCCCAGGCCGGCAATGCAGAAGGGAAAGCCTGTTCCAGGAAAATAGCAACTCCCCTGATTTGAATGGCTACGTAGGGTACAAGAAAAATAAATACCGCAAGGAAATAAATATACCCGGCCCATTTGTTTTGGTAGCGGTTTTGCAACAAACCTGACATCCCTTTAAATCCGCTTTTGGCAACTTGCTTGCGCAAATGGTAGCCAAACCATACAATCAGAAAAACCATCCCTGCATCGGAGAATGCGAGAAAGATCCAGGCGCCAACTCCGTGTGTTCGCGAAAAATCGGGCATTCCCATTAAAGTAAAGGTACTAAAAAGCGTGGCAGCAAAAGTCATAAATCCCAGAACCAGCCCGATGTTTGAACCAGCCATCATAAAATCTTCGTTGGATTTAATTTTTTTACGCGAACGCCACGACAGAAAGAACAGAATTGCAACGTAAATGGTACCAACAATTATAAGCCAATGTAACATTTTTTTAGGTTTTAAACTTTGTGTCACTTATTGAACCTTATTTGGCCCCTTGATAAAAATTAGCTACAGAAGGCACAGAGAAGGCACAGCGTTTCACAAAGAGATTAGTATTTAGTCGTCGTTGTCATCATTCAAATGGACACGCCCGCCGATATAGGTTAAAACTACCAGTGCAATTGTGATTAAGATACTTGTCCAGAATGTGTAGGGCATCGAAAACAATTTTGGATCTGTTTTCCCGGGAGCAATTACAAGTGGTGTAAAAGTTAACAGTATCAGTAAAACCGCAATCGCTGCTGTAATTCTCCAATATATTTTTTGTTTCATAATCAGGTTTTTTGTTTTGATAAAATCAAATGTTACAAACGTTGAACAGTCATTCCGCCGTCAACAAGAACAACCTGTCCGGTGGAATAGGGCATCATTCCGGTGGCCATTGCAGTAGCTACTTTTCCAATGTCTTCCGGGAGCCCCCAGCGTTTTTGGATACTTAAGCCTTCTTCAAACAATTTATCGTATTTTTCGATGACTCCTGAAGTCATGTCTGTTTTAATAATACCGGGCTGAATTTCGTAAACAGGAATATCAAATTCACCCAAACGCGCCGACCAAAGTTTCGTAGCCATGGCGATACCCGCTTTTGAAATACAATACTCACCACGATTCACCGAAGCCACGGTTGCCGAAACTGAGGAGACATTAATGATGCAGCATGAAAATTCAGGATTCTCCTTTTTTTGCTGAACCATGTGCCGGGCAAATAATTGTGTAAGAAAATACGGTCCTTTCAGGTTAATTTCCATTACTTCATCATAGATTTCCTCTGAGGCTTCCAGAATATCTTTTCTTTCTCTGGGTGCAACTCCGGCATTGTTCACCAGAACATTAAGTTGGCCAAACGCTGAAATTACTGTGTCAAATATTTTTTGCCTGTCGTCTTTTTTTGAAATGTTTCCCTGCGCATAAACTACTTTGGCTCCAAACATTTTTAACCCGTCCAAAATGGGTTGAACGGTTTTTTGCGGGCGAACGCCATTTAATGCGAGATTAAATCCGGCTTTGGCCAGCTCAATGGCGATTCCGAATCCAATTCCCCTCGAACCTCCGGTTATTAGTGCTGTTTTTCTCATTTATCTTTTTATTTAGAAGTCAGAGATTCCCGAAAACCGGGAATGACACTCAAAAAGTATCACTGAATTTTTGGTATCTCCACCCATGTTTTTTTATCCCAGCTCTCCAGTCCTTTTTCAGCCAGTTGTACTCCCTTCGCTCCTTCCAGCAAGTTCCATTTAAAGGGCTTATCTTTTACTACGTGTTTCAGAAATAATTCCCATTCTGCTTTAAAAGCATTGTCAAAATTTTCCTGTTCGGGAACTTTGCTCCATCCTTCATAAAAATCAATCGGTTGTGAAATATCCGGATTCCATACCGGTTTGGGCGTATTTCCGTAATGCTGTGTCCAACACTCGCGTAATCCTGCAACTGCAGAGCCTTTTGTTCCGTCTACATGAAGGGTGAGCAAATCATCGCGGCGTACACGTGTGACCCACGATGAATTAAAATGGGCAATTACTCCGCCATCAAGTTCAAATGTTGCATAAGCCGCATCGTCGGCGGTACAATTGTATGGTTTTCCCTGTTCATCCACACGTTCAGGAATATGAGTCGCTCCCAAACAAAAAACACCTTTTACTTCACCAAAAAGATTATCCAGAACATAACGCCAGTGGCACAGCATGTCAACAATAATACCACCATCGTCTTCTTTACGGTAATTCCAGCTTGGGCGCTGAGCAGGAACAGAGTGGCCTTCAAAAACCCAGTACCCAAATTCTCCCCGAACAGAAAGAATCTTGCCAAAGAACCCGTTTTCCATCAAGCGTTTTAGTTTTAAAAGTCCCGGAAGCCATAGTTTATCCTGGACAACACCGTGTTTTACACCGGCGTCTTCGCAAACTTTGTATAATTCAAGCGCCGTAGCTGTATCGGTTGCAATGGGTTTTTCGCAATATACGTGTTTGCCCGCTTTGGCAGCTTGTTTTACGGCGGCAGCGCGGCGCCCGGTTGTTTGTGCATCAAAATATATTTGGTAATTCGGGTCGTTTATTACTGAATCCAGGTCGGTAGTCCATTTCTCTACTCCCGACATTGCGGCCAGTTTTTTTAACTTGATCTCGTTTCGGCCTACCAAAACCGGATCAGGCATAATAAATTCAGAAGGGCTTACCTGCACTCCTCCCTGTTTTATGATTTCCACTATCGACCGCATTAAGTGTTGGTTTGTACCCATCCGGCCCGTAACGCCGTTCATTATTATTCCTATTTTATGAATCATATCTTGAGTTTAAAATTCCGTGTTAAAATTTAAGCGATCATTTAAATCCGACCTGTGGTGCGTTGTAATATCCCATTGTCGCATCAGCAACGGCCATCCTGTACAAATGATTTTGCATCCGACAAACTATCTTTTTATCCGATAAAATATTTGTTGAATAAATGCGCAGCTCACCTGGAAGACTGGTCACTATTTCTTCACGCCAGTCACCCAATATATCAGCAACAATTAATACTTTTCCTTCAACTTTCAAATGGGTTTCGCCAATGTAGTCAAAAACTTCATTTTGGAAACAAATCTCCTTTAAATCGTCGGCATCCCACCAAATGGCTTTTGGTGCGAGGCCCCAAAGATTTTTGTCAGAAAGCCTTTTCCCATCAGCAGTATACAGAAAGAATTTGTCGCCACCTTTTGCTTCTCCCGCATAACATTCTATGCCGGGATATTCATCAGTAATGTCGCCAATCATTGCCTGGCTGTGTACGTGAAACGTGCTTCCTTCATAACCCCAAATAATTTCACCGGTTTTGGCATCCACCAGACAAACACCGTTTTGAGGAGATCGGCTTTCTATCCCGTAAAATATTTCGTAGCCCGGACGCTCGGGAAGAATGTCTGCAATATATCCGGCATCGTTGTGTCCCAGTCCTGTGTGCCACATTGGAACTCCATTGTCATCAAGTGCTGATGTTCCAAAAACAAGCTCGTCTTTACCGTCCTCGTCAATATCTCCGGTCATGATGGCGTGGGCACCCTGTCCTTTGTATTTTTCGTCTTTGCCCATACTTTCCCATTTCCATATTGGCTTAAGTTCTTTGTCCAGCGCTTCTGTTTTAATTACCGTGTAAGTTCCCCGCTGCATTACGAGCGACGGATTGATCCCATCCAAATAGGCAACAGTGAGAAAATTACGGCTCCAGTAGTTGTAGGATTCAAATCCTTCTTTTGAAATCCAGCTTTGTTTTTTTAATATTTTGCCTGTTAATGGATCAATCTTTACCAGATATTCCGGTCCGTTTAAAACATGGCCATCCATTTCACGCGGGTCTCCCTCGCCTGCTTTGGCATATACTTCTGCTTTTCCATTCTGATCCACGTCAAAGACCATGTATGGTGAATACCATGTTCCGGTTTCAATGGGCCAGCCCATGTCATGCCGCCACAAAAATTTTCCTTTTGATGAATAGGCATCCAATTTATACGACTCGGGGCTGCGTTTCCAATATCCCGGACGATAATATGGGTCTACGTTAAAATCGGGATGTTGCAGGACAAAATCATAGGCACCGTCACCATCCAGGTCTCCAATTCCGATTCTTTTTAATGTAACCTGGTCTTTTAATTTAATTGAAATCCAGGGTTGACTTCCCGTTCGTGTAAAAACATAGGCTTCGCCTGGTGTATCATATTCCGTTGGGCCAACTATTTTTTTTACTTTGTAGTTATAACCATGCCCGGGTTTTGCTGAATCATCAAGGTAATTTGTAGAATTGGATACAGGTTTATCGTTTACTTTTACATAGTCGTTCAATCCAATATCCTGCCGGTAAATATTAAATGCTACGTTCTCCGGATCGTCTTTTAACAAACGCCAACTCACAAAAACTGCTTTTTCACCTTCACACAAAGCAACTATGCCGCGGTCGATGTTTTCCTGCACCTGGGAAATGGAAAGAAGGGGGAGAAAAATGTAAGTAAACAAAATAAACCGTTTCATCTTAAGTACAGTTTAGGTACGCATATTTTATTTTTTCAAGATACTCATTTTGGTCTATTGCCCAGTATTTATCGGAAAAAATTTCAACTTCGTTAAAACCGTTGAACCCGGTTTCTTCTACCCAGCCTCTTATTTGTGGTACATTAATGCATCCATCGCCCATTAACCCTCTGTCGTTCAGGAAATCAACAGTTGGGACATTCCAGTCGCAAACATGAAATGCGAATAGATTTTTGTTATTTCCACAGCGAATAATTTCTTCGCGAAGTGTATTGTCCCACCACAAATGATACACATCAATGGCAACACCAACAAAATCCGAATTAATTTCTTCTGCAACATCATTGGCTTGTGCAAGTGTAACAATAGCAGAACGGTCGCCCGCATACATCGGGTGCAGCGGCTCAATTGCCAGTTTTACTCCTGCCATTTTTGCCTGTGGCAGAATTTTGAAAATCCCTTCTTTTATTTGCTCCCTTGACTTCTCAAGCGGTTGGCGCGGATCAGCTCCGCAGACCAAAACCAAAACAGGTGCACCGATGCCGGCTGCCTGCTCAATGGCCCACAAATTATTGTCAATGGCAGCCTTTCGTTTTTCTGCTTCCACTGCAGGGAAAAAACCAGCCCGGGCTACTGAAACTACATTCATCCCAAAATCATTGAGCAATGATTTGGTTTCATTTAGATTTTGTCCTTCCAGAACATTTCTCCAGACTGTTATTCCATGAATCCCGGCTGCATTAAAATTTTCGACACATTCTTTTAAATTCCAGGGTTTGGTTGTAAGTGTATGGACACACAATTTTGAAAAATCAGTCAGTTTTGATGTCATGTTTATATTTT
This genomic interval carries:
- a CDS encoding sodium:solute symporter family protein, with amino-acid sequence MLHWLIIVGTIYVAILFFLSWRSRKKIKSNEDFMMAGSNIGLVLGFMTFAATLFSTFTLMGMPDFSRTHGVGAWIFLAFSDAGMVFLIVWFGYHLRKQVAKSGFKGMSGLLQNRYQNKWAGYIYFLAVFIFLVPYVAIQIRGVAIFLEQAFPSALPAWAWSLMIVVIMLLYSEFGGLKAIIYADFMQGTMLLIVVWVIALTCLNHIGGWTEMFSQVENTDPKLLSTPGPNSLLSAQFLIASFLAILMIPVTQPQLSTRLVIMKSTKKMHRMAVAVGTFAMLVIFPTVIIGLYGAIKYADASTADFLGNVLIRDQVEFIAAAAIIGLFAAAMSTSDSQLFALGNELRGLLGHKGSDSLTPIRIAIISFALAALVFSLVSSDQLVLLARTSFAGTAMMGPLVILAILSKKPQGWFMILMSGLGLAAFVLSEAGVLPKFLGTVRMDLFLMIVLAVCGMGNYLLKK
- a CDS encoding 3-ketoacyl-ACP reductase; the protein is MRKTALITGGSRGIGFGIAIELAKAGFNLALNGVRPQKTVQPILDGLKMFGAKVVYAQGNISKKDDRQKIFDTVISAFGQLNVLVNNAGVAPRERKDILEASEEIYDEVMEINLKGPYFLTQLFARHMVQQKKENPEFSCCIINVSSVSATVASVNRGEYCISKAGIAMATKLWSARLGEFDIPVYEIQPGIIKTDMTSGVIEKYDKLFEEGLSIQKRWGLPEDIGKVATAMATGMMPYSTGQVVLVDGGMTVQRL
- a CDS encoding Gfo/Idh/MocA family protein, with translation MIHKIGIIMNGVTGRMGTNQHLMRSIVEIIKQGGVQVSPSEFIMPDPVLVGRNEIKLKKLAAMSGVEKWTTDLDSVINDPNYQIYFDAQTTGRRAAAVKQAAKAGKHVYCEKPIATDTATALELYKVCEDAGVKHGVVQDKLWLPGLLKLKRLMENGFFGKILSVRGEFGYWVFEGHSVPAQRPSWNYRKEDDGGIIVDMLCHWRYVLDNLFGEVKGVFCLGATHIPERVDEQGKPYNCTADDAAYATFELDGGVIAHFNSSWVTRVRRDDLLTLHVDGTKGSAVAGLRECWTQHYGNTPKPVWNPDISQPIDFYEGWSKVPEQENFDNAFKAEWELFLKHVVKDKPFKWNLLEGAKGVQLAEKGLESWDKKTWVEIPKIQ
- a CDS encoding sugar phosphate isomerase/epimerase family protein, producing MTSKLTDFSKLCVHTLTTKPWNLKECVENFNAAGIHGITVWRNVLEGQNLNETKSLLNDFGMNVVSVARAGFFPAVEAEKRKAAIDNNLWAIEQAAGIGAPVLVLVCGADPRQPLEKSREQIKEGIFKILPQAKMAGVKLAIEPLHPMYAGDRSAIVTLAQANDVAEEINSDFVGVAIDVYHLWWDNTLREEIIRCGNNKNLFAFHVCDWNVPTVDFLNDRGLMGDGCINVPQIRGWVEETGFNGFNEVEIFSDKYWAIDQNEYLEKIKYAYLNCT